cctttcaatttttcttctccataattaatttgattaattgaattaaatcaatataaatattttataattataatttttctcattttattttatgaaaaattatatattttaaaatactatAACTAAATTGAGATGGAgcaaatagaaataaatacttTTCAAAATCATGGAACTCACACTTTTCTTTTGcattatattcaatatttatttagtatTATTATCACAAAGTAGGATAAAGTTACgtagtatatattatttttcctaaatcttacttataaaattgtatagatatattatttttgttgttaatttgACTCACAAATGggatttttttctatttcaagagttgaaatgaatttaagaaatacaaattattaaagacttgttgaatttatttatagtttcttttcaTGTTGCCTGTTAGTTTAATTAGCCTTCACTaaaatactactccctccgtccctttttagttgtccactttagaaatggcacacagattaaggcaacaatgattagcacagtgaaattacaattttacccttatgacaacttttcacttcaaaattacaaccacttatttgaattaaagtgaaataaattggagggaaacaacatacacttttacaattttcaagaagtgtaaataagggtataataggaaaaaatttgttgtcctttcttgatttgtcaaaatggacaactaaatagagacaactaaaaaaggaaatatggacaagtaaatagggacggagggagtaattgaGTACATTTCAATTAAGTCTTGAATTCAACCCTAcaattgattaattattgttataatataataaaagcattaatatattatattttaggaaaactagATACTGATAATAAAGTCATTTCACTACCCTATAAATTACTCTATATATTTGCTAGTACTTGATGTATTCCTTTGCGGTACCATTTTTGTCGTCTTCACAGAAGACAGTGCTTGAAAGCGGGAGGCATCGTCACATGATATTGCGGTaaaagataagaaaaatatcaaattaaaaggaATAAATAAACATTGGAACGGAAAATTTTGGAAGTCCAATGTATTCACCACTAATAAGTATGATGAGATGGatgaattatttttgttttttttgtcaaaaggATTTTTTCAATGCtaaatagttaaaaaaaattgattagaaatttaaaaaatctataaaaaaaaaattattttaaaataaactaaacttttttctattttttaattaaaagatattaaaattaaaaggataaaaatgtttaaaaaaataaaataacataagtaaaatattattctggtcaaaaggatttttccttttaattaaaCCGTTCAAGTCAAATCCTCAAAGGTAGCGGAGCATTCCCCTCCTTAAATAAAGCTCATTAGATTCAGTGTTGgaacatttataaaaaatgatatctgtctttataaaaacatatttagcgataattaaattgttattaTAAATCAATCACTTTTGATAGaatgtatatataaaatgaaactgAATAATTGAGTGAATTAAGTATCAGATGATAGACCTCTTATCTTATGATTGCAGCGTTTTTCACTTTGTTGTTGATATAGTTAAGAGGGAAAATGGAATCCAACTAAAAAGGGTCAATAGTTTGACAAAGTAGAACAAAAGTGGATACTATAACttaaaaggcataatacataaacatgatccTTAACTTGGCTTTAACAAACAACTATACCCTCTAgttttgagtgtgcacaagtagacacttaaatttatataaaattaagcaAGTAGACACAtatgtcctacatgacataatacacataggacacaaaattATCATGTCGGATGCCATATAGgatgaatgtgtctatttgttcaattttatacaaatttaagtgtctacttgtatatatacccaaaattaaaaatcataattgtCAGTTAACGTCAAATTAAGagtcatatttatatattatatctaatttaaaatattgaattgacGAATGACGTGAACTCACATAGCTTTTGTTGTAACATTTTATTTCAAACAAGAGGATGGAATCATGTTTGCATGGACACTTGTACGTGAAATAGATAACCCCATACCAAGTGGTAGGAGTACTATATTAGGGGCAGCCCTCATTAATGGTGGTTCAGAAGGTTTAATCCATGTGGGCCATTAAGAAGAaataagtactccctccgtccctttttagttgtccactttagaaatgacacacagattaaggcaacaatgattagtacagtgaagttacaattttacccttatgacaacttttcacttcaaaattacaaccacttatttgaattcaagtgaaataaattggagggaaacaacatacacttttacaattttcaaaaagtgtaaataagggtataataggaaaaaatttgttgtcctttcttgatttgtcaaaatggacaactaaaaaaggaaatatggacaagtaaatagggacggagggagtaacttAGGAGGTAGTGTCTTCACTCTTtgatttatccaaaaaaaaataaaaatgagacaTGCATTATTGACTTGGAAATTTGGAATCATTACAACTCGTTTGATTTAGAACAACTTGGTAcgaattatatacaaaatttgatagtaatataaaataaaataaatttaactatacacaaaatttagaagatataaaacaatttgtaatatttcaaaattatcctTTTAAGTGAATTTTGTAAATAGAAAAGTACATCTTTTGTTATTCAATTTTCTTACGAattggtatatattttttttttttacatatttaaaagtTCCGTGAAAAGGGAATTGGTATACTATCCCTTTTTCCTTTGCATTAATTTAGCagacttattttttttagtccattttattttatgttttgataataatttaattttaaaatatttattttatctttaatgaaataatttttagctGCACAAATATCTATAAATTCTTTTAGACCATAAGTTTTAAATCTCTTTCATTCTATCTTAAACTCtgtatcaagtcaaactagCTCATATAAATTATTACAGAAACTACAAAGTTTAGTAATTCAAAATGTTTGTTGAGTTTAAGTGCTTAATGAACACCGACAGTGTGAGGTGACATGAAAGTGCCCTACATTGCTCGGTGCTCACGCAACGTAGTTGACCCTACTCAATACCAcaattactattaattttagatatttattcatactatatactccctccgtccttatttacttgtccatatttttttttttagttgtccattttgacaaatcaagaaaggacaacaaattttttcctattatacccttatttacacttcttgaaaattgtaaaagtgtatgttgtttccctccaatttatttcactttaattcaaataagtggttgtaattttgaagtgaaaagttgtcataagggtaaaattgtaatttcactgtgctaatcattgttgccttaatctgtgtgccatttctaaagtggacaactaaaaagggacggagggagtagtatataTCTTGTTgctctttttaattatttttaccatTTTTCATGGAGTTTCACTGCAAAAGTTCAATTTATACAAGTTTCAAAGtgtgattttaaaaaattgaagttcgTCTTGctgtttttcaattattttatcgTATTTTTAAGCTGGGATTATTCTTCAACTACTTTGTAAATGTTGACTATATTCTAAACATCAGCCATAAAAGTGGCTACCTGGTATAATTTTATAGAGATTTACATTAAATATCCATTTCACATGTGTTATTTAAAGCCTAAccattttataaagtttttaaacTTAGTCTCAAGAGGGtaacttcattgaggagttcattttctttcagTTTAGTTTTCAAATACAAGTCGTTACtttgttcattttctttcagtttcaaTTGGATTTagatctttaaattttaaaagctttataaaatTGACTATTCTTTAAATAAGTATCCTAAATACGGTTACTTGTGCACTTGGCCCTTTCATGGAGGGCCAATTTCTCATGATGGATTGATTACATAATCTTTTCAATTGATTGGGCTTGGGCTTTATAAGAAGCCCAgacaattattttgtattttgagtACATTTGTTGTGTGAGATTAATTTTTTCTTCCCAACTGTATGTTATGTAAGATGTTCAAGGACTTGATATTGGTCTTTTACTGTAATTCCATACTGTGCAATTTTTAGTGTTCTATAGTGCAGATTTAACTTGTAAAAGTTCTCCAAACTTCTCAGGCAATGAAGTCAAATATTGCAAAggcaaaatattttatatttgtaagCTTAACTTTCAATttactattaatattaatatgatCTTATAGCTATAGAAACGGCATGGcttgtttaaaattataatgtTCAAAGGTTTTCTTTGACATGTGCCAAAGTAACTGTTCTTTCtaaaaattgtgtttccatTCAAACATCATCGTATAAACTTATTTGGATGAAGTACAATTCAGTGTTCAATAGCCAAAAGTTACCATTTGAAACTAACATCACAAAGCGTAGAACTATCTGAAGAGGGGAAATGGaggagttaatatcttaaaaggtcactgaactatgagaaattatcttgtaaaatcactaaactttaatttgtatcactaaaatcactcaactttacACTTTTATCTTCTAAAATCATTAAACCATATTAGTCACCAAAATAAATCTGACAtggcaaaataaattattttttatgccaTGTCATCGTGGAccccacaaataaataaaattataaaattaatttattttaatgtcatGTAATCATGGACCCCacaaagaaacaaaattataaaatttattcatttttatgtgTTCCCCTCTTAAATCCTGTTTTTGCAATAAAATCcacaactctttttttttttttggactatttcaatcaaaatttctttcttatcaacaacattttaaaaattataatcaacGTTggaaataaatgttaaattcaATGGCACATACTATATTGCCTCCGTGTCCACCATGTGACATAATCATAGTTGTACATCAATTCCAATATAAATAAGCAAAACACAAGTAACATTAGAGCATTTCtaaaaactatattacatactacTGTTATGAGCACCATtgttagcaaaaaaaaaaaaNNNNNNNNNNNNNNNNNNNNNNNNNNNNNNNNNNNNNNNNNNNNNNNNNNNNNNNNNNNNNNNNNNNNNNNNNNNNNNNNNNNNNNNNNNNNNNNNNNNNNNNNNNNNNNNNNNNNNNNNNNNNNNNNNNNNNNNNNNNNNNNNNNNNNNNNNNNNNNNNNNNNNNNNNNNNNNNNNNNNNNNNNNNNNNNNNNNNNNNNNNNNNNNNNNNNNNNNNNNNNNNNNNNNNNNNNNNNNNNNNNNNNNNNNNNNNNNNNNNNNNNNNNNNNNNNNNNNNNNNNNNNNNNNNNNNNNNNNNNNNNNNNNNNNNNNNNNNNNNNNNNNNNNNNNNNNNNNNNNNNNNNNNNNNNNNNNNNNNNNNNNNNNNNNNNNNNNNNNNNNNNNNNNNNNNNNNNNNNNNNNNNNNNNNNNNNNNNNNNNNNNNNNNNNNNNNNNNNNNNNNNNNNNNNNNNNNNNNNNNNNNNNNNNNNNNNNNNNNNNNNNNNNNNNNNNNNNNNNNNNNNNNNNNNNNNNNNNNNNNNNNNNNNNNNNNNNNNNNNNNNNNNNNNNNNNNNNNNNNNNNNNNNNNNNNNNNNNNNNNNNNNNNNNNNNNNNNNNNNaaaaaaaaaaaaagaaatatctcAGAATCACAAATGAAGTGAGGAATATTCGAGCAGAGAAGTCATTCAATAGGGTCACTATGAGAGACCTTACACTGATGACCGCAAACATTCTCATCAACGATCACACCCTTTAGGAAAAAGGTCCAAATATGTAATTCAAAATTTGTGAAATATTGGGGCATTATAATATTACTCCACATATATCTTTATTTACTAACAAAAGTTTTCCAACACAtgaacatttttcaaaaaaattttacTCTTGAACTACACGAAATAATCTGATTAAccattatttcattttctatcaGAATAAATACCTACTTAATAGGActgatatttgaattatgatcATTCATAATTTGAGTGCGTTTGTCAtaaatgaattaatatttttacaaaaaaaaatataagtaggaaaataaaaaaatcttactCTAGTTTCCATAATAGCAAATGAAAAGTTTTTCTTTCATTCACAACCGCAATCTCAACGGTCTAAATCCTTATCCTAAAACCTGATCCGATTGCTCCTTCCCTCCACCTCTCATTCCCTCCTTCTCCCTTCACCCCACACCACCAAACACCCAAGATTTCCACCATTCTGATAAGAATCAAAAAGAACCTCAAACAAAACCCAATCTTTATCTCTCCCACTTCCCTCTTTGGCTGGCTTCTTTGCTCCTCCATAGCAGCCACATTCCtgagctaaaaaaaaaaaaacatgtcttGTTCAAATTTGACAATGTTGGTGTCCTCAAAACCATCTCTTTCTGACTCCTCTGCGCTTTCCTTCCGCTCTGCTGTCAGCTCTTTTCAGCTTCCTAACCACAACTCATCAGGCCCTTCAAACCCCTCAAGATCATCATCAGTTATCCCTGTTCAATGTGGTCTCCGTGATCTGCGTGATCGAATTGACTCTGTCAAGAACACACAGAAGATTACTGAGGCTATGAAGCTTGTGGCAGCTGCTAAAGTCAGAAGAGCACAAGAAGCTGTTGTGGGCGCTAGGCCTTTCTCTGAGACTTTGGTTGAGGTACTTTACAACATCAATGAGCAGCTTCAGACAGATGACATTGATGTACCACTCACCAAAGTAAGACCCGTCAAGAAAGTGGCTTTGGTTGTTGTCACCGGTGACCGTGGTCTTTGTGGTGGTTTTAACAACTATATCATCAAAAAAGCTGAGGCCAGGATTAGAGATTTGAAAGCTCTTGGCATTGATTACACTATTATCAGTGTTGGGAAAAAGGGTAATTCTTATTTCCTCCGAAGGCCTTACATCCCTGTAGATAAATTTCTTGAAGGAAGCAATCTGCCCACTGCTAAAGATGCTCAGGCCATTGCTGATGATGTTTTCTCACTTTTTGTGAGTGAAGAGGTTGACAAAGTTGAGCTTCTCTACACAAAGTTTGTGTCTTTAGTGAAATCTGAGCCAGTCATTCACACCCTGCTTCCATTGTCACCAAAGGGAGAGATTTGTGACATCAATGGGAACTGTGTTGATGCAGCTGAAGATGAGTTCTTTAGGTTGACAACAAAGGAAGGGAAATTGACAGTGGAAAGAGATGTCATGAGGACTAAGACAACTGATTTTTCAGCAATCTTGCAATTCGAGCAGGACCCTGTTCAGATTCTTGATGCCTTGCTGCCACTTTACTTGAACAGTCAAATCCTCAGGGCATTGCAGGAGTCATTAGCCAGTGAGCTTGCCTCTAGGATGAGTGCCATGAGCAGTGCAACAGATAATGCATCTGAATTGAAGAAGAATCTATCTAGAGTGTACAACAGACAGCGTCAGGCAAAGATTACAGGAGAAATATTGGAGATTGTTGCTGGAGCAGATGCCTTGATTTAAGCATATCCCCTGCAAGTGTGCTTCTCTGTAGGTACAATAATGAAGTCtagacaatttttattttctgctTCTCAACCTCGTACAGACTTTGTGCACAAGACGAGAACCACATTATATTTTGTACACAAGGCCAGACCAAACCTATATTTGTATGTCAATTTTTCTCTGCTATATTTGTAAAACATGAATTATTGAAAGCCTGAAATCTTCAATCCCTCGTATAGCTTTTCTACTTGATAGTGTCAAATTGTATAGACCAGTTAAAGAACTCATATCATAGTATAGTGTATCCTGTCTTTATAGTTTCACCAAGAAATACATACATAGATTTAATATGGATACACCACAAGTCTAGCAGAATAGACTGATTTCATCAATCACTATTAGAATCTGGCTTATGTTTTCATGAATTTCCCCCCCTCTAAGTCTTGATGATAAAACTGCAGCACTGTAAGATGATCTGCTATGAGATTCGATAGGACAATGAGTATACATTGCGAACTTCATCTTTGACCTTAGTCTCTTCCATTTATTGGTAGATGTAGGAATATTCTTTAGATAAAGCCTAAAGGTTGAATCATGCCAGAGTGATTTCTCTCCCATTTTAAACATGTTATATGTTTAAACATTTAGAACTGTTCAAAGGTCAATCATTGTTCTAGTAAAGCTCAACTTTTGATCCTTCTTCCAAGCTTTTCCCTTCAATTGGCCTGCAATTGATTTCTTGTGTTGATTATTGTACGAGGGTTATTCTCTGATAACTAAATCCGGAACAGTTATTACTAAGGAAATAAAAGTTGGGAGAGCAGGCGGCTGACTCTAATGTATATGCTGATGCTACTACAGCATAGTAATTACTATATGGATCAACAGAATTTGATCAACGTCAAAAACAGAGTAAGAACTGCCTGGAAATTCAGGAGTGCTGCTCAACTTTCACCACCGTGGAAAACAATGTAATGAGTTTCTAATTAGATCTGTACCTATTTAGAACAAAAGGAACTTCATTAAGCTACCACATCTCAAAATTTGCATTAAGGAGCTAGAATTATAGAAACCAATCAAGTGATGAAGTTAAGATTTATAAGTTAAATGAGAAATTCAGAGACCAGAACAAACCATGAAATTCTTTCCTCACAAGGTCATTACACAAGAAAATGCATTTAAGGCCAGGGGCAATGAAACCTGTCTTGCCATGTCGCTCCCACACACACACAAGGAATATCAGGAAATCATTATACATTACTTCAGTATTAAAGTTTCTTATATAGTGAAAAGATACTTCAGACAGCTATCTCCAAGGGTAGCTCTAAATGTTTTTCCACAAACTAACAATTGGATAACTTCTAGAGGAATCTACCATAAGTATTTCTACATTGCCTTCTTAACTTAAGCTAGTGGAGTATTAACTAATCACTAATGTTTTTATAGCTGTCTTTATAGTTTGTCAACCAAGGAGAGATCCACTGGTATGCCCTACATTCTGTTCTCATTTGCTCTCTTCTGAAAATGTTAATATTCCACTATTTTCATCCTTACTAGCATGCCTGAAGATTCGAATTGCTTGACTGACATAATTATGAGATCTAagtgaagaacaaaataaatcaCATAGAATTAGATGTCAGCCTCCAAACCATTTCAACTTCTGGAAagatgattaattaattaactgaATTGGCAGGAAATTGGAAAACCTAGTGGGAAACTATGTTTGATGAAGAGTATAGCAGAGCATATGTTTCTCCTTTGAACTTGCTTCTATGCTCAGATTCATGAATCTAAAGACTTCTATTGCTCAGGCCATATTATCCT
The Solanum stenotomum isolate F172 chromosome 12, ASM1918654v1, whole genome shotgun sequence DNA segment above includes these coding regions:
- the LOC125846291 gene encoding ATP synthase gamma chain, chloroplastic, whose translation is MSCSNLTMLVSSKPSLSDSSALSFRSAVSSFQLPNHNSSGPSNPSRSSSVIPVQCGLRDLRDRIDSVKNTQKITEAMKLVAAAKVRRAQEAVVGARPFSETLVEVLYNINEQLQTDDIDVPLTKVRPVKKVALVVVTGDRGLCGGFNNYIIKKAEARIRDLKALGIDYTIISVGKKGNSYFLRRPYIPVDKFLEGSNLPTAKDAQAIADDVFSLFVSEEVDKVELLYTKFVSLVKSEPVIHTLLPLSPKGEICDINGNCVDAAEDEFFRLTTKEGKLTVERDVMRTKTTDFSAILQFEQDPVQILDALLPLYLNSQILRALQESLASELASRMSAMSSATDNASELKKNLSRVYNRQRQAKITGEILEIVAGADALI